Genomic DNA from uncultured Methanospirillum sp.:
GCGATGAGTTCAGGACTCCGGAGGGCAGGCAGAAGGCGGCAGACCGGTTGCTTGAGAATGGAATTGACGGGCTGATCCTGATAGGAGGAGATGGCTCGTTTAAAGGAGGAAATTTCCTCTTTGAAGAGACAGGAATCCCGGTCATCGCAATCCCCGGTACCATCGACAACGACATCCCTGGCACCGACTTCTCGATAGGATTTGACACAGCCGTCAATATTGCACTCGAATCCATAGACCGGATCCGTGACACGGCAATCTCCCACGGACGTCTCTTCTTCGTTGAGGTGATGGGACATACCAGCAGTTTCATTGCTCTTGAGGCAGGAATTGCAGGTGGAGCCGCTCATCTGGTCCTTCACGACGGTCATGAAGAGATAGAAGAACTCTGTTCACACCTGGAGACACTCTTCACCAGAGGAAAACATCATGCCATCGTTGTGATTGCAGAAGGAGATCAGCCGGGATGTAGCTTCGGAATCGCAAAGAAGGTGTCAAACAGGATACAGATGGAGTCAAGGGTCTGTGTACTCGGTCACACCCAGCGTGGAGGCAGCCCCACGTCCCGTGACCGGGTGCTTGCCGCAAAACTCGGAGTCTGTGCGGTGAATGCCCTGCTAAACGGTCAGGGAGGAGTGATGGCAGGAGAGGTGATGCGGGAGGTCGTCTTCCGTCCGATCAGCGAGGTTGTGGGAAAGCAACGCGAGACTGATCCGCGTATGGCTGTTCTCTCCCAGATTCTCACTGGATACTAACTCCCTCACTCTCACAGAGCATCGGCTACGAACCATACACGAGGTGAAACCACGATGTCCGACCCTGAACTCTTTATTTTATATATTGATGATGAAGCACTGCTTCTTGACATCACAAGCCTATACCTCAAATCCCTCGGGCTCAGAGTGGACACTGCAGAATCAGGCAGACAGGCTCTCAAAAAGATCAACGAGACCAGGTATGATGCAATAGTATCAGACTACCAGATGCCTGAGATGGACGGGATAACCCTGCTTAAAGAGATACGAAGCATCTACCCCGAGATACCGTTTATTCTCTTCACCGGCAGGGGGCGTGAAGAGGTGGTTATCCAGGCGATAGAATGCGGTGCAGACTTTTACCTCCAGAAGGGAGGTTCACCCCGCCCTCAGTATACCGAGCTCTCGCACAAGATCAGAACCGCTGTCCAGCAGCGAAGAGCGAGTGCTGCACTCAGGGAGAGTGAGGCACGGTTCAACCAGGTTGCACTGAGTGCAGGAGAATGGATCTGGGAGATCGACGAGACCGGGCTCTTCAGGTACTGCAACTCTGCAGTAGAGCAGATCCTCGGGTACAAACCGGAAGAACTGGTAGGGCAGAAATGCTTCTTTGACCTCTACGAACCCGTGGTGAAAGAGGAGCAGACGAAGACTGCATTTGAGGCCATCCAGGGTATGCAGTCTATCAGAAACAGAATATTCTTCTATCAGCACAAAAAAGGGCAGAAGGTTATCCTACAATCTAGTGGAACGCCCACCACCGGTGAGGATGGAAAAGTCTCCGGGTACAGGGGCGTCCATATGGATGTGACTGCCCGGAAGAAGAATGAGGAACTGGTCAGACTTCACGAGAAACGGCTGGTAAAAGCGCAGGAGATAGGAAAGACAGGAAGTTGGGAGTATAACCTGAAGACCGGGCTTATCTGGGGATCTGAAGGAGGTTTGAGGATCTTCGGGTACCATCGTCCTGCCGGGGATATCTCCATCGAAGAGATAGAGGGTTGTATCGTCGAACGGGAGCGGGTTCACCAGGAACTCGTGGATCTGATCACTTCCGGAGCACCGTACAACCTAGAATATACCATCAATCCTGCTGATGGCTCACCACCAAAGACAATAGCATCGCTCGCAGGCATAGAGCCTGATGACGAGGGAGGCAGGAAGGTTGTAGGAGTCATCCAGGACATAACAGAGCGGAAAAAAGCTGAAGAAGAGATCAGGCGGATGAACGAGGATATCTCTGCCGCGTATGAAGAGCTCACCTCAAGCGAGGAGGAACTCAGGGCAAATTACCGGGAACTGGCAGAGAGTCAGGATGCTCTTGCAGAAAAAGAGGCCCTGTTCAGGGGCCTGTACGAGATCATGCCAAGCGGTGCTGCTATATACCGGGTAATCAATGACGGCAGCCGGGGCAGCGATTACATCATCGTGGAGATGAACCGAGAAGCCCTTGAGATGGAGAAGAAAGACAGGAGTCAGGTTGAAGGCCGCACGCTCACTGATCTCCGCCCGGCTATTGATGAGTACGGGCTTATTCCTGTCTTCAGAAAGGTATGGCTTACCGGAGAACCAGCGATAT
This window encodes:
- the pfkA gene encoding 6-phosphofructokinase gives rise to the protein MGVKMQRIAVVTSGGDAPGMNACIRAVYRAGAHAGIEVCGIRRGYTGMIEGDIYRIERRDVGNIIHQGGTMLGTSRSDEFRTPEGRQKAADRLLENGIDGLILIGGDGSFKGGNFLFEETGIPVIAIPGTIDNDIPGTDFSIGFDTAVNIALESIDRIRDTAISHGRLFFVEVMGHTSSFIALEAGIAGGAAHLVLHDGHEEIEELCSHLETLFTRGKHHAIVVIAEGDQPGCSFGIAKKVSNRIQMESRVCVLGHTQRGGSPTSRDRVLAAKLGVCAVNALLNGQGGVMAGEVMREVVFRPISEVVGKQRETDPRMAVLSQILTGY